A region of Vitis riparia cultivar Riparia Gloire de Montpellier isolate 1030 chromosome 1, EGFV_Vit.rip_1.0, whole genome shotgun sequence DNA encodes the following proteins:
- the LOC117924541 gene encoding probable UDP-arabinopyranose mutase 2 produces the protein MAAASVKPALLLKDELDIVIPTIRNLDFLEMWRPFFEPYHLIIVQDGDPSKTIKVPEGFDYELYNRNDINRILGPKASCISFKDSACRCFGYMVSKKKYIFTIDDDCFVAKDPSGKDINALEQHIKNLLTPSTPFFFNTLYDPYRDGADFVRGYPFSLREGVPTAVSHGLWLNIPDYDAPTQLVKPRERNTRYVDAVLTVPKGTLFPMCGMNLAFNRELIGPAMYFGLMGDGQPIGRYDDMWAGWCMKVICDHLGWGVKTGLPYIWHSKASNPFVNLKKEYSGIYWQEELIPFFQAATLPKECTTVQQCYLELSKQVKAKLEKVDPYFAKLADAMITWIEAWDELNPSAGDSANLTNGSAK, from the exons ATGGCGGCAGCGTCCGTGAAACCCGCACTTCTTTTGAAAGATGAGCTCGATATCGTGATACCCACGATCCGGAACCTGGATTTTCTGGAGATGTGGAGGCCCTTTTTTGAGCCATACCATCTGATCATTGTTCAAGATGGTGATCCATCGAAGACCATCAAGGTCCCGGAAGGATTCGACTACGAGCTCTACAACCGCAACGACATCAACAGGATTCTGGGTCCCAAGGCCTCTTGTATCTCCTTCAAGGACTCTGCTTGTCGCTGCTTTGGCTACATGGTCTCCAAGAAGAAGTACATCTTCACCATCGACGACGATTGCTTC GTTGCCAAAGACCCATCTGGCAAAGATATCAATGCGCTTGAGCAGCACATAAAGAACCTCCTCACTCCATCAACGCCATTTTTCTTTAACACTCTTTATGATCCATACAGAGATGGTGCAGACTTTGTCCGTGGGTATCCTTTCAGTCTCCGTGAGGGTGTTCCCACTGCTGTTTCTCATGGTCTCTGGCTCAACATCCCTGATTATGATGCACCCACCCAGCTTGTCAAACCTCGTGAGCGAAACACCAG GTATGTAGATGCTGTTTTGACAGTTCCAAAGGGTACCTTGTTCCCCATGTGTGGTATGAATCTGGCATTCAACCGTGAACTGATTGGACCTGCAATGTACTTTGGACTCATGGGTGATGGTCAGCCAATTGGCCGTTATGATGATATGTGGGCTGGCTGGTGCATGAAG GTGATATGTGACCACTTGGGATGGGGTGTCAAGACTGGTCTGCCCTACATATGGCACAGCAAAGCAAGCAATCCATTTGTTAACCTCAAAAAGGAGTACAGTGGCATCTACTGGCAAGAAGAGCTGATCCCATTCTTCCAAGCTGCAACACTTCCAAAGGAATGCACCACTGTTCAACAATGCTACCTTGAACTCTCCAAACAGGTCAAGGCTAAGCTTGAGAAGGTTGATCCATACTTCGCTAAGCTAGCAGATGCCATGATCACATGGATCGAAGCTTGGGATGAGCTCAACCCATCTGCTGGAGATTCTGCTAACCTGACCAACGGTTCTGCCAAGTAG
- the LOC117925175 gene encoding cytochrome P450 85A1-like, giving the protein MEVVGMVGLVLGVGICVGLALLMKWNAMRYRRKGLPPGSMGLPFFGETAKFLTQGPTFVKMQRARYGNFFKTHIFGCPTVICMDPGVNRYILLNEGKGLVAGYPPSMRNIIGNKNIAAVHGATHKYIRGSLLSLIAPPVIKDHLLQHVDGLMRSFLHNWDGKTIDIQDKTSEMALLVSYKQMLEIEPALLYEAFKPEFDKLVIGTLAMPINLPGTNYYFGFQGRKNVLKMLRKVIAERRASSATHNDMLGDLLSKEDPKHSLLSDEEILDQIITILYSGYETVSKTTMMSIKYLHDNPKALQQLREEHLAIRKGKNPEDPIRWTEYKSMTFTRAVILETSRLATIVNGVLRETTNDIEVNGYVIPKGWRIYVYTRETNYDPLQYPEPFTFNPWRWLDKSLESQNYCFLFGAGNRVCPGKELGIVKISMFLHHLVTRYRWEEVGDAEIAKFPRVEAPKGLHIKITKY; this is encoded by the exons ATGGAGGTGGTGGGGATGGTGGGGTTGGTGTTGGGAGTGGGGATATGCGTGGGGTTGGCTTTGTTGATGAAATGGAATGCGATGAGATACAGGAGGAAAGGGTTGCCTCCTGGGTCAATGGGGTTGCCCTTTTTTGGTGAGACTGCAAAGTTTTTGACTCAAGGACCTACTTTCGTGAAGATGCAGAGGGCTAG GTATGGGAATTTCTTCAAGACCCATATATTTGGGTGTCCCACGGTGATATGCATGGATCCAGGGGTGAACAGATACATCCTTCTCAATGAAGGAAAAGGGCTTGTTGCTGGGTACCCACCTTCCATGAGGAATATCATCGGGAATAAAAACATCGCTGCTGTCCATGGCGCCACCCACAAGTATATCAGAGGCTCTCTGCTATCCCTCATCGCCCCTCCTGTCATCAAAGACCACCTTCTCCAGCACGTTGATGGGCTCATGAGATCCTTCCTCCATAACTGGGATGGGAAGACTATTGACATCCAAGACAAGACCAGTGAG ATGGCACTCTTGGTATCCTATAAGCAAATGCTTGAAATTGAACCAGCTTTGTTATATGAGGCATTCAAACCAGAGTTTGATAAGCTTGTGATAGGAACACTGGCGATGCCCATCAACCTTCCTGGCACAAACTATTACTTTGGCTTCCAGGGAAGGAAGAATGTGCTCAAAATGCTGAGAAAAGTGATAGCAGAGAGAAGAGCTTCTTCAGCGACCCATAATGACATGCTTGGTGACCTCCTAAGCAAGGAAGACCCAAAACACAGTCTACTCAGCGATGAGGAGATACTTGATCAGATCATAACAATTCTGTATTCGGGTTACGAGACCGTCTCAAAAACTACCATGATGTCTATCAAATATCTCCATGATAATCCAAAAGCCCTTCAACAACTTAGA GAAGAGCATTTAGCCATTCGCAAAGGAAAAAACCCAGAGGATCCAATCCGCTGGACCGAGTACAAATCCATGACCTTCACTCGAGCT GTGATCCTTGAGACCTCCAGATTGGCTACGATAGTCAATGGAGTATTGAGGGAGACAACCAATGATATTGAAGTGAATG GATATGTCATTCCAAAAGGATGGAGGATATATGTTTATACAAGGGAGACCAACTATGATCCACTGCAGTATCCAGAGCCTTTCACCTTCAATCCATGGCGATGGCTG GATAAGAGCCTGGAGTCTCAGAATTACTGCTTCCTGTTTGGAGCAGGAAACCGAGTTTGTCCCGGAAAGGAATTGGGAATTGTTAAGATCTCTATGTTCCTTCACCACCTTGTTACCAGATACAG GTGGGAAGAAGTTGGGGATGCTGAAATTGCCAAGTTCCCAAGAGTTGAAGCACCGAAGGGCCTGCATATAAAGATAACTAAGTACTAG